The genomic window ACATTTAAAGGAATCCAAAGAAGTCCATAGGCAAGGATGAAACCCACAGGCACAACCTCCATCTCAAGAGATCTCCAAACTGCAGATTGCCATATATTAGGAGGTATATGAGGGGCTCTACATTGATGTGGGCTCTTCAAATACCTTTTTTATGTGCATCCACTACAGCTCTGAGGTTAGAGAGACCCAGCAGACCTCCCACCTGGCCCAGGGTCAGCATAAAGCATAGCACTGCTTTTTTGAAGTAAGTAGCTTTTGAATGCAAAACCACATAAAATCTAGCTGTCCACCTAGGATTTCCTTAGTCACACTGCTCCTTCTTGTCCTTTGAGTGAGGCAGAGGATTATCTAATATGTTGTAATTAAATCAGAAATGCAGTTACTGTTGTCAAAATATGAGTCATTTTTTCATGCACAGATCTGACTCCAGTGACACAGTTGCAAAGGCATCTTTTCAAACTCTGGattcatttttccttctgagctAAGTTGTCAGCAAAAACTGCTTTGCAGTGAGTGGCAATCAATCCAGCCTTGTCTCTCAACAAGTTAAAGAGTTTTGACATAGTGTGATTCTTATCTTAGAGGTTttcttatgaaaagaaaattcaaatgctttttgaaagcgtacttttaataaaatcatCCACTTTTAGAAAGAAAAGCTCTATGCAAAGAAGTAGGCTCTTTGCCGCAGCACCTCTTGAAATTTCAGTAATATTGCCATGCATGCACTTGGAAGATGCATTTCTTCAGTTTCACTTGACATTCTTGACATTTTTCACTCCCTAATACAGAAAGCAGTGTCAGCCAGGATTTGCCAGGAAATATACCCACTGGTATATGGTACACCATCTCAGTGAAGTATTAGCTGCTCAACTACTGCTTGCTTATATCTTTTGTTACTTGAATAACAAGGATTATGAATTATTCAGCTACAGTATGAAATGGATAAATATGATACATTTCCAAGATTTCATAAAAGTTAAAATAGTGGGCACAGAAGAAAGGGACTACAttatgcagaagaaaaaaaaatgggatcaGTATGAAGCAAGTATTTCCTAACAAAGAAGCCTATTAAATGGCTGAGAAGTCCCTTGTGGGAAGAGGTGGAGGCCTCATCACTTTAGATATTTAAAACCAGACTAGACAAAGCATTCATCTCTACAGGGGCGAAGGAAATGGATAAAATCACTTATTAGGCTTCTTCCTATCCATCTCTGATTTCTAcaatttaatacattttttaaaatgcaaaccaCATTTGGATagcaaaaggcagaaaaacaaaaaatacattttctagtTGTAGTGCTGCCTAGCACAATGAAActtgatttaaaattaaatttatgcTAGCAATTCAGACTGCAAGATGACTTCTCTTTGTTTAAGGTCTAACACTGAAAGCTTTGCTACTGTCACACATGTCTCTACAAAGATGATTTACTGTCCCCAGACTGGGGATTTATTCTTTGTGCCAGAACTCTCTGTGAACTGTGATGTTTCAACTTTGACAGAGGTTGTTGATGCAAAAGAAGAATGGTGCTTTACAGAAATGTAGTGGAGTATGGGGTCTGTGCTTAAGGTCTGGCAGACTTATCAACTCCCTCAGGAATCTCCAGCACTAAATATTTACTGATGTCACTCAAAGGATAACATCTAGTCTGCTAGTATGAAAGTAAAAAGACTCTCAGTCTCTTTCTATCACTTTGAATatcttaaaattatttcaaaattctcaGTTCTTCTTCcccacattttttctttttctctcttttgttttttttttttttttaatccttgaAGGCACTACTCTGTTTAAAATAAAGTGCACTGTCTTGCTTTGTAGAAATAAAtatgagaaatgaaaaaaacgCCAACCCTGAGAAACCTTAGGATAGTCAAAATGTTTAAAAGTGTAACACTGAGAATCTTTCACTCTGCCTGCCATCCATGCAGGAAGATGAAATCATGATGTAAAACTCCTGTGCAAGAAATCAAGATGCACAGCTGAAGTCAACTGTCCCAGAGGTAATGCAGGGGTGGGTATTGAGCCATGCTTGGGACAGCTCAGGTGCTCAGGCTTGGGACAGCCTCTCAGTAATTTTGAACCAGCCAAGACAAAGCCCCATGTTTTCCTTGCTTTGACATCAAAACTGTTTCAACAGCATGCTGCTGTTTACCCTCTGCACCCTGTTCACTCTTGCATCCTGGCAGCAATTTGCCATATTTTCAGTATTAGCCTTGCCCTGCTGCACTGGGCTGCAAACTCAGCGTGGTAGAAAAGATTGCTTTATTACAAAATACTACTTATCCACAGTTCATGTAGACTTGTTTCATGAGAGGGGGCAGAAAAGTAAGAGGAATAGTGAGTTGAATCTACCACTAGAACTGgttaaaattaagaaaaaaaccgGCCCTGTACCCAATAACAAGGAGCTCCCTCGAAAAAAACATCTACCTTCTTGTGAACCTCCTCAGTTCCTCTTCCTCAGGTTAAAGTGTAGCCACTTAGGTGGAAAGCTGTGTATTCCTGTTCTGTGCTTGTCTATctggctgtgtgctgctggACTCCACAGAACCAGAGAATtctctgagttggaagggacccacaaggatcacggAGTCCAACTTTCAAGCGAATGGTCCATACAGGGATCAAAGCCTTGACCTTGGTGTTATCAGCATCATGCTCTGACCAACTTATCAGTACCTTCAGGTAATCAAGTCTGTTTGGAAGGGTCTATTTTTGGGTACATTGTTAAATACTGGCAATCCTGAAATTTGCCAATAATGTTATCAGGATAAGAGTTTTATATTAGCATATACAATTATCATATTAGCATATACAATTTTGTGGGCCTATAATCAATATAGCAGGACCTACCAAAGCTCACAATGTAGCTAAATCAGAGACATCAGCCCTTACTTTGGCCAGTCCTGTAGCTTTAAATAGTTAACATAACAGTGGGAGTATGCCCAAATCTAAGGATCCATCTAAATTAGAATGAAGTTCAATGCTTTGCCATTTGGAAAGTAAATGTACTCAACTGTAATAACAGCAGGAGTTAATTTAATTACCAAAGGAATTTTAAACCCCAGAAGGGTCAGTATGGAAAGCATTAAACTGTTTGCAGCAGCTCTACCCCAAAATATTTATCCAAAACAGCCCCTTTGTCCCAAGCATACACTAACCTCCCCTCTCTGCTTTGCTCAGCTTCTCAGTCAGCCCAACCCAGCCCCACTTCCTATGTAAGAGCCCACAAGACTCTGTTAACCCACACTCTATTAATTGCCCTTTCGGCTCTGGGCTCAAGCCACACCTGCAGAGCTTCATCCCTCACCTTCCTCCTGCTCACAGgatggcccagcccagcacatccTTCCtaagctgtgcccagcagctgctcctgcatcatcctgccccagccctcagGGGATACCACAATATCATACTGTACATGGGCAGCTGGAGAGGATAGAGTCTGCATCCATAGGATAAGCaggaattaaaaacaaaacaaaaatatctcaTTTGGTCTAAATTAATCCTGGAGTAATGAATTTCTAGCACTTTGTACTTGGTTGAGTCATGTCTGGGCATAGCAGGAATAAATCCCACTGAAAGGAAATTGCCTTGGTGTGCAGGCAGTATTTTACAACCTCAGGAGCCATTACTTTCCAAGGAGAGAAAAACAgtcagagaaaaggaaggaaaaccagGCAGAGAAGTAAGCCAGTCTTGATTTTAGCCCCATTTACATTGATTTCAGCACAGTTATTCCACTGCAGAGGACACAAGTTCTTTCAGTTCAAAGTCTAAAGGATGGTAGagaataaaaataaggaaagagTAATATCTGAAGTTCTTTTAGTCTCAGTCATACAGCAAAAATTCTTCTCCACAAATAATTGAGATTTATCTCCTAGCAATTCTCAATGGCCATATTGTAAGTCATATAGGTATTTTATGACCCCAAAGTTGCAATAGCATTCTCTGGCTGAGTGGCAGCATAGCTGTACAATCAATATGCTTTTGCACACTAGCATCTTTGAGTGGGTTAGAaatgcagcacagcctgaaatAACAGCATAAATTTAATGGGCTGGCAGTCTGAAAAGTAGAGAAGTATAACAACAGGTGTATTAATTTGTGCTGTGATGTGTAACTGATACCACTGTAATTTTGCTACACTTAGGCTCTATTTTAAAACAGAGTACAGGTGCTGGAGCTAAGATAATCAgttgaaaagcaaaaggaaaagacaaCAGGTAGCACTGTAGAGCATGTTGTGCAGAGGTAATTCACATATATCACACATTTGCAAAACCTATATCCTCTATTAGCCCTTTATTAGAGACACTATATTCAGACAAATTGAACAAATCCTAAAACATATAAATCCCTAACACTACAAATACATCTTTCCAAAAGTCATGAAGTTCTATAAAACCACATAggtttctgtttttatttctttttgacaTGATTGTTGTTGGATACTTAAAATTTATGAGTTCATAGATGAGTCAAACCTTGACTGGAGATGATTCCTCTTCTAACTACATGTGCTTTAccacaaaaattaaaaacaactacTTAGGAACAGCATTTTCTAggaattctgaaaatattttaggtATAATTATTGTCATTACAGAAAAGTCTGAAACATTTCCTTTAATCATTCAATACATAGCTCCATAACTCCATACACTTGAAAACTATGATTTGGCTGTAAGTTTTCTTCTCACATACGTGTCTAtatgtacatacacacacatatatacgcACAATTAGAAAATGAGGGTCAAGAAAAGCAGGACCTTTACATTTCCACATTTTCTCTGTTTGCAATAGGAATAAAACTGCAGATACCACCTGTGCCATCTACAAAAATTGAACCAGCTTAACTTCAAATCCTCTTGAcaggctctgcttttcccactgtcatttttttcattcttacCAAAGTCCATTTGCTCTAAGAGTATATTGTTAGGCCATACATTCAATTTTCATGCAACAAACCCCTCTCCCTTTTACACTCACTGCCCTGGTATGACTAAGTCTTGTGCCAGACCCAAAAACCAGGCTTGCTCAACTCCACTGCTCAACTCCACTCTGCTGTGCACAAGAAAACCAGTTTGCAGCTGCGGTGTTGCTAGACCTAGTTATACACATAAACATTAAATATTACTTATTTTTATGTTCTTCCAGTAGTTCAAAAAATATCCTAAACCATGCAAAATATAAGCAAGCCTTACAGGGCCTGGTTCTATTTGTGGAATGGTAAAGTATCAGTAATTCCTCTGAGCTCCACTAATGGAGACATGCTAATTGCCACATCTAGATTGCCATCAACTCACAGTGGTGACAGGGGGAGTTCAGAGTATTAAAACATTTTGAAGGACTATGCCTTAAACAAAAATCTTCCCAAAGTCACATTATCTCCTTACAGTGCTCATTCTGTGAACtcagaacaaaaacaaacaaacaaactgacaaacccaaaaaaacaaccaaacaaagcCCTAGTTAaccatttcagatttttttcctcaaatttgTATTACTGACTGGAGATCTGTTTTCTAATGGTTGGGAATAAAAGTCTGTCTTGAGAGCTAAAGTCACATAAGCCAAATTCTCCAGCACAGCTACCACAGAGTACATGTGCATGAGGTTGGTCATCCATAAGGAAGGACTGGTGGCTTGGAAATATCACTGGTGGTGGTGGAAATGCTGGGAGGGAGGGTAAGCATAACAGAACATAGCTAGAGAAATATGCAGAGCTCTGAACCCTCAAAGGGAAGCCTAAGGTGTGTACACTGAAATAAGTGCACCTGGAGAAACGCAAGCATGTGGCTGGGTCCCCAGAAGTACTCATTAgtgtagggggatacagtatgAAGttggtatagaatgtaatcttatcccccaaagagttgcagctgaaccaattacaaaagattaggaacaggcctgatcttaacaggccacacctgtagccaataagaacaagtggtataaaagagtggattggtgggctTAGGAGTTAGATAGCTACTGCAAGGACCAAGAacagtcagtgcttagaggaacTGCTTACAGAAACATTGAGTAGGTACAAAACTCTGAGGATATGGAATCTTTGCACTATAATGATAATAGAACACTTGATAAATAAGATAACACATTAGCAGGAATGTTTCACAGTAAGCTGCAACTGTATGACAAGGAAAAATGGGCTCCTCTTTGGGGAAAGTCTTCTGGAGACAtgtttttaacattaaaaaaaaattggcctCCCACAAGTATTTTTGCTATAGCAAGAACTAAAAAAACTGGTAGTTTTATTCTTCATAGAATATTAATTGAGTGATTTAATTTGCTATAAATGATGATAGATTATAAATAACAGATATTTCAGAGCATGAGATGCTTTTGGTGAAGAGATGCAGTACTTGTGTCTGGAAGGTGTCTGCTACAGTAATTTCTTCTTGGGCGAATCCTACAGCATGAACTGACTTGATCAGTCCAATACAAAGCAAAGTCCTACTCATTTGAACAGTGGCGGCACCAGCAGGCACCTAGTTTGGTGATTTGGCTTTATCCCTTTCTAAAATTCAGCCCTTCAAAATCAACAtgcaatttttatttccagTTCTTAGCTCAAAAAATGCTTGAGGTGAGGGGTGTCAAATTCAGTTGGAGAAAAAGGGACTGTGTAACTGCTTCCATTTAGTGGGATGGACAACAAGAATAAATAAGAATACAAAGAATACAAAACCAGGATAAATCAACTATGCTACACATCTGGTAATACACCTTTTTTTACTGTATTTGTTATCAAGATGACATGCAGTCTAGAACTTCATGGCAAACACACTGGCAAAAGCCATAAATCATGAGAATAACAAGGCTCGAAGGAACAAGGCTTACAAAGACAACCCCAAGGGTGACTTTCTTGGATACCAGTAAATAAATCCCTAAAGGCAAGGAGCTAAAGTACAGCAGCCCTAGCAACCACACTAGCACCCGAATTGAGGTCTGGAAGAGCAAAGATGTGCAGTTCCACACTGTCCAGTTGTGGGACACAGTTGCAACAGAGTCAAAACTTGTAGGCCTGTAAAATTCCACCACGGGGGTTGAGTTCAGAGTCTGGGGACTTTCTCTTTGTACTTCCATGATTGTTATAACCAGGCAATTAGAAGAGGTGTGAGAAGGGCTAACTAGAGATGCCAGCCTTTTGGGAGTCAACAGCAGTTCTGTTGGGTTGTCTGGTAGGcacttctttccctttcccccacaAGCTAAATTCAGAAGGATGTTGTTGTCATCAGGAAGACTACTGACCTCATCGTCCGGCAGGCACGTTTCAAACCTGCAGAACGGGCACACTATGACTCCTTGTGGGGAATCACCAAAGTCTATGATCTTGCAAAGGCATTTGGCACACACTCTGTGACAGCACTCCAGCACTTTTGGCTTTCTCTGCCGCAGGTTATAGCGGTTGTAACAGATCTTGCACTCGAGCTCATCTGAGCTCTGAGTCTCCACAGACTCCTCTGGCAGCTGAGTGGTCATTTCTTCAGGTGGTTTTCAGGCTTGTGGAAAGAGAAGTCAAGGGATGAAGAGGTCACTCAGTCTTAGAACATTTTCCTATCACCCATCTCAAACAGAAAAAGAGGAGATGACATCAGTGAACAGCATCAGTAGACATCATCCATTTTCAGCTTCTGCTAGGGATTGTACACTGCATGTCCTTTACTCTGAGCCAGGCGTCCATCTGAAAAAGCCAAAGGGGAATTTTTGTTGAAAGCAAAGGCaaaaacagaaaagggaaggggaaaagcaaagggaaggggagagaggaaaacGGAGAGGGAAATCTTTAGCAAATGAAATACACAAGTTCTACTTTTTACAAGCTCAGCTTCCTTTGCTAAAACTACCTCTAAGGTAGCTTTTTTCTGCGGCATATGAGGCCTATATAACAGTCATGATGATGAAACTTAGCATCATACTGAACAGCTTTATTTCAGAGTTGAAGCTCTGAGTGGTTTAGCCCATGAAGTTCTCAGCAGAAGCTACAATCTAATCACTGATCTGTGACCATTTATTTAAACTCTGGTTTCCCAAGGAAATGAGACTTGACACCTGGAGCTTTTGGTCTTTCCTGGTAACTTGTGAACCTGCTGTCCAATTTCAAACAAATCAGAAGAAGGGCCACAGTACTGAGGATAATTAAGTTGCTAAAAAGAAATGAGCACTGGCAATTGGGTAGAGGAGAGATATTTACAGTAAGCACCATTTATCCTGGGCAATGGGTGGTCAGCACACCCCAACCTCTGCTCTGAATGGGCAGCATGCTGCTTGTTGCTCAGCCAGAGAGGAGGGCAACCAGGGGGAAGCTGGTGATACTCTGGGGAAATAAAAAGTTTGGGGTAGTGGAACGGGTATGAAAGAGGTCCAGGGTTATTGCAAAGAGTTATGTGGGGACCTAGGTCAAATCTAGATTAGGCTttgttaatttttctgtttgtggAGCAGCCCATTTATTTTCTCCACCCAGCTACTGGACATACAATTACAAAAATAAGTGTTCTTTAGCTTGCAACAAGTGTCTCCTTCAATATGTGGCTGCTGGGATGAAGGCTAATGTGTCTTCCAAGGGCATTCACCAGATGCTCTGGTTTTCAAGAGTGTCATGGCTGTGACAGCTGTTTGACACCTCAGCTAAGGAGAGGTCTGTGGCATGCTTGCACTGCTGCACTGACATTCTGTGCAGCAGTTTTGCCACCAGACACATCTGCCTCACTTAAACAAACGTCATATTTTCTAACATGACTTCAGGAAACAGTGCATGTATTACAAACAAGGCATTAACCTGGAGTATGTGCTCTGGGGATTAATAATCACCAGCATTTACAAAACCAGTCTTATCTGCCAGAAGACAAAAACTTCATCCAGATTCTGGCACATGCTTGCTCAAAGAAACGGGGGCAGAACTGCATTTTGCAGGTTTTTGTGACAATGTTCACAGGGATttttggatgagggaaaagacgaggatctgactccatgtttcagaaggcttgatttattattttatgatatatattacattaaaactatactaaaagaatagaagaaaggatttcctctgaaggccagctaagaatagaatagggaggaatgataacaaaggcagcagtctcggactctctgtttgagccagctgggctgtgactggcaattaattaaaaacaatcaaCATGAACCAATCAAAAATCCTCCTGTTGCATTTCACAGCaacagataatcaatgtttacattttgttcctgaggcctctcagcttctcaggaggaaaaatcctaaggaaaggatttttcatgaaagatgtctgtgacaggttTTCAAACATCCCTTCATTGCTAGACTAGCAAGGAATTGGCCACAGTCAAATGATGGGCAAAATCAGCACTTGTGTCCAGCTGCCTCTTGCATTATCAATAAGTATCAGGCACACTGAATATGAAAAAGTGGCCTATTTAAAGAAACTTATTTATTGACTATTTGTTTTAGTAAATATgtgatttctttccctttccattGGGAAGTTATTACTCACTCCTagaattcagattttttttttgaggcagGAAGCAACTCTTTTAAGCAACGTGCTCCTTCTGTCAATACATTTTACCTGCCAACCATCAGTGAAGTCTCTTTCATGAGCCTCTTGTTCTTACTGTGCTTTaagtattttccatttctgtatATCCAGCAGAAGATAGAGATATGAGAGAGGTGATATAAGTCACATAATTTGTAAAACTCACCTCCAAGACTTTAAAACAAAGATGTAAACACCAGACAATGCAGTAACGAAAAAAACATGACAACATAGTGAAAAAAAACACATATTTCTCTAAAAATTGTTACAGATATGGCCCCTTTCCCATTCAATCGCTTCAATAACTCCTTTCCTGTGTCTGCCAATTTTTGTCTTTAGTTCTCTAAAGGTTTTCATCTCTGCCTTActgttgtttttattatttgtacTGTGGATATATTTGTGGCATGTTGCATCAGGCAAAACAAACATTAGACCATCCACAATTTTCAAAGTTTACAAGCTAGACATCTTCTATGACACGAAAAGGACATCTTTTACAGAACTTACAATTtatcatttattttctgttacaCTGTGTGCTAACTTATTAATTTCTACTACTCCTTTTATTTCATTCCAAATATCATCTTCTAGATGACTTTTAGGTAGATATAAATGTCATGAAATGCTAACTTTCCAAAGGATGAACAAACCACAAAATGGACCAAAAAAAGTGAAATGCCAGCCTACAGGAAGGCAAAGAACTGCTGTAAAATTAAgaagccaaacaaaaacaagatGGTTTTGGACTTTCACATCTTGGGTATCATTTACATTGTACCTGTGGGGCATCAGGGTTGCTAACAAGGTACTGTTAATGATCTGCTGGCAAACGTTGTCCTACAACATAAAACTAGATTCCTGATTAACCAAAAATCTTCTAATATATGTGTCTCCTTCTCATGGTAAATTATGACCTTTCTTGCAAAACTTCTAACTCAAAAGACCTTGATATTTTAGTGTTTATCCTTCTAATTAATATTTCctattggcttttcacaaaccCAATCCCCTTTCCAACCAATTCTATTTGGACATGGATCACCTCTCCTTGAAATAGGTTTCAAGCTGAATGTGTTTTCCTGATTTTACCACCTTTAAGTGCTAATTTTTGACATTAATACAAGGAATAACAAGTCTCTGGGACTAGCAATGTCCCAGTTGCTAAACTGGGATCATTAGTTCAATTTCCAGAGCACAGTGATCCTCCTATTGTAGTTTGTGTCATGAGCTCTTCTACAattttttcaaattctttttttaatataatgtaCTGTACAAGAAAGAGTGATTTTCATCGTCTTTCTCACTTCACAGAGTCTCTAAAAAATGTCTGTCTGTAATAAAACATTATTGATTGTTTTTCCTTCAGCTAACTTTAGATGTTGGATTTCTCCTTATGTGTTTTAGTATGAATATTGCTTATTACTattcattattttcctttgaaaattaaaatttaatcaTTAGTTCCTATTAATGCTTTTCATGCATTTTTTACTCTTTCAGCTCTATGGGGGTTTTAATGCTTCCTCTCTCGGTTTTGCTTTCCTGATTTCTTATGGAAATTTTTCCTTCTCAATATCCACTTTCCTgatctttgtttttctctcctgggagctgccacCTTTTTGGGTTTAATTAATGCTGCCCTACTATTATATACATCACATACACTAAAAAGTTCTCTAATCAGAGACTTATTAAAATTATATGGAAACTGAGGCTTTTAAAGAAATTTGGCTTCAAATAATTCCTATTTCTTGAGAAAATGAAGCATTTCTTGAGAAATATGGCCAGCTACTCCTTCAAGCAAATTCTGCTCTATATCAAAGATTTTCTATCTGGTCTTTTGCATGCTTCCCAGGTGAGTATTTACTGGAAGCAGGCAGGATAAGGAATTAAAGAAAGGAAGGGGTTAACTACTGCCCCTCTGAATCCTGCTTCCTCACCAAAAATGTCACAATTCACATACTTCTACTTGTTGAGTGTTAAAAGCAATATGATGCATGGGAAAAGAGATAGTGTCTGTATGATCATGTTTTATCCTCCTCTTtgagacacttttttttttatgatgcCAAAAGAAGGCATGTCCCTATTATGTGCTCCATTAATATTTGGGCTATTTTGAATATTGAGCTGCAACCTGCATGTTCCTTCTGACCTTGAAATCCAGGGGGCAGTCATGATAAATCTAACCTCTTTCACATCAAGTAGGAAATTTGTAGTCACTGGAGATCAACATGAAGCCCCATGTCGAATTTTAAAGCACTGtgtgtatttttattaattctGGTATTTGTCATGATTTTAAACTGCTTCTTATGTCCAGCTTTTCACCTGAACCTAGACTTGTCTCATCTGCTTGTTTGATACCAAGACACAAGTTATAACTAGGGAAATTTCAATTACagattagagaaaaaaatagtaCACAAGTTACTCAAACACTGAACACGTGTCAAGACAGATGTAAATGAAATCTGCAACCTTACAGATATCCTTGACTGGATACAACTCTGGTCAAGCCACTCTGCCTTGGAACTGAGCCCTGCTTTGAGCAAAAGGAACTGGATTTTCCTGGAGATTCTTTCTAAAAcaaattattctatgattcagTGTTTTGCTATCCTGAACTCACTCTATGTGATGTGTTTGAAAAGCTTTATCTCTTAGTGAATAAAGAATCAGACTGGCAATTGTTTACGTAGATAAACAGCTCTCTTAGATAATAATTCTTTCATTTAacatatgaattaatttttacaAAACCTACAGTCCTTCTGCTAGCCTTCCACAGAATCTATCTGATGGGGTCAACACAATGCAATTGCAGAACATTTTATTCCTGTGAGTATTATGTAGCACACAGCAGCTTTCTGAACAAAATATAAACTACTAGACACCACTATAAACTACTAGACATGCCCAATGATGACAGTATCCTCTGCAGTTTATTCAAGAACAAGCACATCTGTTATCCTGTGACAAGCACTTGCCTTTTGTAAGAGTCCTGACTAAGCACTGCAGGAGTGAATCCATCATTCCTGTTGCTGCTTGAGCTCTGACTCCCTCTCtttccatccctgtgccacccaTCCTGTATGTTATGAACTCCTCTGCTTGAAACTTTTActaaaaagggagaaaagctgAAGACAGAGAGGCATCTTCTGCATGGTAGAAGACACAAGCAGGCTATACAGTGCTCCATGTGACTGCTGGAGGGCAGACCCAGAATCAGGGGGAATAACTCCCCTTGTGGGCGAGAGGACGTGACCCACAGGACCAGACTGAATCAATAACAGCAAGCTCTTATGTATGACCCCACACATGGCCAGACTTTCTTCCCAGACATGGAAAGAAAGGTGAATGGGCTGTGCAACATGATATGGTCCTTCTCTGCACTCATCTATCAAACACTGTGTAGACAAAGTGTTCTTATGAGAGGCCAGAAGCGATTACTTGTAGATGAAGCTCTCAATATTGGAGCTCAGTCATGCTGACAGGGCAAAGTAGATGGGATACTTGTGCCTCTCTTCCCTAATGGAAGATCATCTTTGCCCAGTTCATCAAACCAATGCTTTATCATTCATCtctcacactttttttttttttttctgtgaagggaATTTGCCAGTATTTCACACATAACCTAAAATGAATATATTAGCTCAGCAACTTCCATAAGACATCATCCATCATCTAGGACCTACTCAACATGTGATATTTTCAATGGTTTTAAAAGTTGCTTTTAAATACAAGCTGAGCATATTTaggaaagaagagaaggaaaaaaaatatagataaataaatatagAGAAACTTACTTTCCATGAAAAAGAACTCCTTGGAAAGGTTCACTTGCGGGGAATACAAGAAatgccttttcttctccacatGGGCAAAAACTGGTAGAAAGGAGGGAAACAAAATTAGTAGAGCAGGAATACAGCTGGGAGACTTTT from Agelaius phoeniceus isolate bAgePho1 chromosome 1, bAgePho1.hap1, whole genome shotgun sequence includes these protein-coding regions:
- the RNF182 gene encoding E3 ubiquitin-protein ligase RNF182, with the protein product MTTQLPEESVETQSSDELECKICYNRYNLRQRKPKVLECCHRVCAKCLCKIIDFGDSPQGVIVCPFCRFETCLPDDEVSSLPDDNNILLNLACGGKGKKCLPDNPTELLLTPKRLASLVSPSHTSSNCLVITIMEVQRESPQTLNSTPVVEFYRPTSFDSVATVSHNWTVWNCTSLLFQTSIRVLVWLLGLLYFSSLPLGIYLLVSKKVTLGVVFVSLVPSSLVILMIYGFCQCVCHEVLDCMSS